The Mus musculus strain C57BL/6J chromosome 2, GRCm38.p6 C57BL/6J genome has a window encoding:
- the Macrod2 gene encoding ADP-ribose glycohydrolase MACROD2 isoform 2 (isoform 2 is encoded by transcript variant 2): MMDASLMVGEMVENVMGESTCRSLPETVMERKSYSLGNRKRGPLSDLVFQSILNQERLIEDSLRRVCFEEEKQTKKGGRESELPEGKQTRRVGDTCSFVACLTNTDLPGVNIEN; encoded by the exons GATGCATCCCTAATGGTTGGAGAAATGGTGGAGAATGTCATGGGAGAGAGCACCTGCAGATCCTTGCCTGAGACGGTTATGGAAAGAAAGTCTTACAG cttGGGCAATAGGAAAAGAGGCCCTTTATCTGATCTTGTTTTCCAGTCCATTTTGAATCAAGAAAGACTCATTGAAGACTCCTTGAGAAGAGTctgttttgaagaagaaaaacagacaaaaaagggTGGGCGAGAGAGTGAACTTCCTGAAGGCAAACAGACAAGAAGGGTGGGAGACACATGCAGTTTTGTTGCGTGTCTAACTAACACTGACCTTCCTGGAGTCAACATTGAGAACTGA